One window of the Candidatus Bathyarchaeota archaeon genome contains the following:
- a CDS encoding ABC transporter ATP-binding protein, with protein sequence MALLEVKSLKMYFQTMRGYVKAVDDVSFELNKGDTLGLAGESGCGKTSTALTILRLLPWNGEILGGEIVFDDVDIVGMNDDQFRDKFRWKRISAIFQGAMNALHPTIHIGDQIAEPIIAHENVGKKEALERAGKLLDLVGIGASMINRYPHELSGGMKQRTVTAMALACNPSLIIADEPTTALDVIVRAQVLKAMRELQQKLNLSMIIISHDLSMLAETCNKIAIMYAGKIVEFGSVVSIFKEPIHPYTAKLIGAFPSVVGPKTQLSSIHGFPPDLLNPPSGCRFHARCSYAMDVCRTMEPKMVEAGGKEHTVACHLVGA encoded by the coding sequence ATGGCCCTTTTAGAAGTCAAAAGCCTCAAAATGTATTTCCAAACGATGAGAGGATATGTCAAAGCTGTGGACGATGTTAGCTTCGAATTGAACAAGGGAGACACTTTGGGACTCGCCGGGGAATCTGGCTGTGGAAAAACCAGCACAGCATTAACCATTCTAAGGCTCTTGCCTTGGAACGGAGAGATTCTGGGCGGAGAAATTGTTTTTGATGACGTCGATATCGTAGGAATGAACGACGATCAATTTCGAGATAAGTTCCGATGGAAACGAATCTCCGCGATATTTCAAGGAGCCATGAATGCCCTTCACCCAACAATTCACATTGGAGACCAGATAGCCGAACCAATCATTGCCCACGAAAACGTAGGCAAGAAGGAAGCGTTGGAAAGAGCTGGCAAACTTTTGGACCTCGTTGGAATCGGCGCCTCTATGATTAACCGCTATCCCCATGAACTAAGCGGGGGCATGAAACAGCGCACGGTGACAGCGATGGCTTTGGCGTGCAATCCAAGCCTGATTATTGCAGACGAACCCACAACAGCGTTAGACGTCATCGTAAGAGCTCAGGTCCTCAAAGCTATGAGAGAACTGCAGCAAAAACTAAATCTCTCCATGATCATTATATCCCATGATCTGTCAATGCTTGCTGAAACATGCAATAAGATTGCCATCATGTATGCCGGAAAAATTGTGGAATTCGGAAGTGTTGTGTCTATCTTCAAAGAACCGATACATCCATACACTGCAAAATTGATTGGTGCTTTTCCAAGCGTGGTGGGACCAAAAACACAGCTATCTTCAATACATGGCTTCCCACCTGACCTTCTTAATCCACCATCCGGATGTAGATTCCATGCAAGATGCTCATACGCCATGGATGTCTGCCGAACAATGGAGCCTAAAATGGTGGAGGCAGGTGGCAAAGAACATACGGTGGCATGCCATCTTGTAGGTGCGTGA
- a CDS encoding ATP-binding cassette domain-containing protein, whose amino-acid sequence MSQDVCIEVQNLKKYFPVKMGFVSTLMSKRVLQVHAVDDISFVIKKEEILGLVGESGCGKTTTGRLLLRLLPATAGKVYFKGLDVTAIANENEMRRLRRKMQIIFQDPYESLNPRMGVFDIIAEPLQLLKVAQNLEELRERVMEVLEDLEMTPPEEYIYRFPHELSGGQRQRVAIARAFVLRPEFLMADEPVSMLDASIRSEVLDLLLGLVKKHHSSFLYITHDIALARYICNRIAVMYLGKIIEKGPTEDIILKPLHPYTEALISAVPVPDPTAKRSDVVIKGEVPSAINPPSGCRFHTRCSYVMQVCKTKEPKMVEIEKNRYVACHKYKA is encoded by the coding sequence ATGTCGCAAGATGTATGCATAGAAGTTCAAAACTTGAAGAAATACTTCCCCGTAAAAATGGGGTTTGTTAGCACATTAATGTCTAAGCGTGTTCTTCAAGTTCATGCAGTAGACGACATAAGTTTTGTCATAAAGAAAGAGGAAATCCTTGGACTAGTGGGTGAGAGTGGCTGTGGAAAAACAACAACAGGAAGATTGTTACTAAGGCTTTTGCCGGCGACAGCAGGGAAAGTGTACTTCAAAGGCCTAGACGTAACGGCTATCGCCAACGAAAACGAAATGAGAAGACTACGCCGAAAAATGCAAATAATCTTCCAAGACCCGTACGAGTCGTTAAATCCAAGAATGGGTGTCTTTGACATTATTGCCGAGCCTCTACAACTGCTGAAGGTTGCGCAAAACTTGGAAGAGCTTAGAGAGAGAGTGATGGAAGTTTTGGAAGATTTAGAAATGACGCCGCCGGAGGAGTACATTTACAGATTCCCCCACGAACTGAGTGGTGGGCAAAGGCAGAGAGTTGCCATAGCAAGAGCCTTTGTACTCCGACCTGAATTTTTGATGGCAGACGAGCCTGTTTCCATGCTTGATGCTTCTATCAGAAGCGAAGTTCTTGATTTGTTGCTTGGGCTGGTGAAAAAGCATCATTCATCATTTCTCTATATAACTCACGACATAGCTCTAGCCCGATACATATGTAACCGAATAGCAGTAATGTACTTGGGAAAGATTATCGAGAAAGGCCCAACAGAAGACATCATCTTAAAGCCGTTACACCCATACACCGAGGCACTTATCTCCGCCGTGCCTGTCCCAGATCCCACAGCGAAACGAAGTGACGTTGTGATAAAAGGTGAGGTCCCCAGCGCTATCAATCCGCCTTCTGGTTGTAGATTCCACACAAGATGCTCTTACGTGATGCAAGTCTGCAAAACAAAGGAACCTAAAATGGTCGAGATAGAAAAGAACAGATATGTGGCATGCCACAAATATAAAGCTTGA